From Salvia splendens isolate huo1 chromosome 3, SspV2, whole genome shotgun sequence, a single genomic window includes:
- the LOC121797212 gene encoding uncharacterized protein LOC121797212, which yields MSILCGVPLLECVYCIGCARWAWKRCLHNAAHDSEEWGLATPQEFEPVPRLCRYIMAVYEDDLSRPLWEPPGGYGIDPHCVILKRGYKDTCGLVPPYLLYLDHHHSDIVLAIRGLNMAKNSDYAVLLDNKLGKKKFDGGYVHNGLLKAAGCILDAECDILKETLERYPNYRLTFAGHSLGSGVAALLTIVVVQNRDRLGDIERKRVRCYAIAPARCMSLNLAVRYADVINSIVLQDDFLPRTATPLEDVFKSLFCLPCILCLRCMRDTCIPEERMLKDPRRLYAPGRLYHIVEREPFRCGVLPPVVRTAVPVDGRFEHIVLSCNATSDHAIICIEKEAATALELMQEKEESLMIPPKQKMERQQTLDKEHNEEHKAALRRAVTLAVPHAFLPSEYGTFEDDDSNHSAESSSRAKESWAELIQRLFEKDQYGRVLLNNPLPAD from the exons ATGTCGATTCTGTGTGGTGTGCCTCTTCTGGAGTGTGTGTACTGCATAGGATGTGCGCGATGGGCGTGGAAGAGGTGCCTGCACAATGCAGCTCATGACAGTGAGGAATGGGGCCTAGCCACGCCTCAAGAGTTCGAGCCTGTGCCTAGGCTCTGTCGCTACATAATGGCTGTCTACGAGGATGACCTCAGCCGGCCTCTCTGGGAGCCTCCTGGAGGTTATGGAATCGACCCTCATTGTGTGATCTTGAAACGGGGTTACAAGGATACGTGTGGCCTGGTCCCTCCATACTTGCTGTACCTTGATCACCACCATTCCGACATAGTTCTTGCCATACGAGGCCTAAACATGGCAAAGAATAGTGACTATGCAGTCCTGCTTGATAACAAGCTTGGGAAAAAGAAATTTGATGGGGGGTACGTTCACAACGGGCTGCTGAAAGCAGCCGGGTGTATCTTGGATGCAGAATGTGACATTTTGAAGGAGACACTTGAAAGATATCCAAACTACAGATTGACTTTTGCAGGACACTCCCTGGGGTCGGGTGTGGCAGCATTGTTGACTATTGTTGTAGTGCAGAATCGCGATAGGTTGGGTGATATCGAGAGGAAGAGGGTGAGGTGCTATGCTATTGCGCCTGCAAGATGCATGTCGCTCAACTTGGCCGTGAGATATGCTGATGTGATCAATTCAATAGTTCTGCAG GATGATTTCTTGCCTCGAACAGCCACGCCTTTGGAAGATGTCTTCAAGTCACTATTCTG TTTGCCATGTATTTTATGCCTGAGGTGCATGAGAGATACATGCATACCGGAGGAGAGGATGCTCAAAGATCCAAGACGGCTGTATGCACCTGGCCGCCTCTACCACATTGTTGAGAGAGAACCTTTCAG ATGTGGAGTATTACCTCCAGTTGTGAGGACTGCAGTGCCTGTGGATGGTAGATTTGAGCACATAGTTCTTTCCTGCAACGCGACTTCAGACCATGCCATTATCTGCATAGAGAAAGAAGCTGCAACGGCCTTGGAA TTGATGCAAGAGAAAGAGGAGAGCTTGATGATTCCTCCAAAACAGAAGATGGAGAGGCAGCAAACACTGGACAAAGAGCACAATGAGGAGCACAAGGCTGCTCTACGAAGGGCTGTGACTTTGGCAGTTCCTCATGCTTTTTTACCTTCTGAATATGGAACCTTCGAAGATGATGATTCCAACCACTCTGCGGAATCATCATCCAGGGCTAAAGAGAGCTGGGCGGAGCTGATCCAGCGCCTTTTTGAAAAGGATCAATATGGTCGCGTGCTGCTTAATAACCCACTCCCTGCTGATTGA
- the LOC121793599 gene encoding 60S ribosomal protein L36-2-like has protein sequence MAPKQQNSGIFVGLKKGHVVTPKELAPRPSERKGKTSKRVHFVRSLIREVAGFAPYEKRITELLKVGKDKRALKVAKRKLGTHKRAKKKREEMSGALRKMRAAGGGEKKK, from the exons ATGGCTCCAAAGCAGCAAAACAGTGGGATATTTGTTGGGTTGAAAAAGGGGCATGTCGTTACCCCAAAGGAGTTAGCGCCACGCCCGTCTGAGAGGAAGGGT AAAACAAGCAAGAGAGTGCATTTTGTGAGGAGTCTCATCAGAGAAGTGGCTGGGTTTGCACCTTATGAGAAGAGGATCACTGAACTTCTCAAAGTCGGGAAGGACAAGAGGGCTTTGAAGGTAGCTAAGAGAAAATTGGGCACCCACAAGAGGgcaaaaaagaagagagaggagaTGTCTGGTGCTCTCCGCAAAATGAG GGCCGCCGGAGGTGGTGAGAAGAAGAAGTGA